CGACCCCCGCCCTGTTCTCGTAGGAGCCGCGCACCCCGGCCGTGGGGTAGAACGCGGCCTGCGCCCTCTGCAGCATCGCCTCCTGCACCTTGACCCGCTCGCTCGCGGCACGTATCCCCGGATGGTTCTTCCGGGCCAACTCCTCCGCTTGCCGCAGCGTGAGGACCTCCGGCTCCGATTGTTGACCCTGGGCCGCATGGGGCATCCCCAACAGCATCAATGCCCCTATCGCCAGCGCCGCGGCGCCATTCTTGCGGCATCGCATAACAACCTCCTTGTGGCGCGCCTCGGCGCGCAAGTGCTCCGACCCGCTTTCGTGCAAGCCCGTTCTATATCAGCCTCACCCCGATCAACAAGGGCCTTCGTCACCTCGGCCTCTCCAGCTTGAGTCACGCAAAACACGTACCGGTGAAAGGCCGCCGGCGCGGGCTCGAACCGCCGCCTCCACGAAGAGTCCACGACGTTGGTGTCCCGAGTGCGATGTCTGATAAATTCAACTCTTCATTCATTGGACTCTCATTGGATCCACTGGCGGACAAGACCGCGCTGGTCACGGGCGCCGGCAGCGGCATCGGCCGGAGCACAGCCCTGGCGCTGGCCCGGGAGGGTTGCCGCGTGGTGCTGGCCGGACGCAGACGGGAGCCCCTCGAACGGGTCGCCGCCGAGGTGGGCGCTTTCGGCCGCGCCGCTTTCCCGCTGGTCTGCGACGTGGGTTCCCGGACGGACGTCGAGGCCCTGAAACGGAGCGCGCGTCGCGCCGGGGTGGTGCAGGTCCTCGTGAACAGCGCGGGCATCGCGCCGGCGGCCGGCTTCCTGGAAATGGACGACGCGCTGCTGGAAGAGGTGATGCGCGTCAACTTCATGGGCACGTACTACTGCTGCAAACGGTTTCTGGAGCCGATGATCGCCGCCGGTTGGGGGCGGATCATCAACATCGCCTCGACCACCGCCAAGACCGGGTATCCCCACACGGCCGCCTACACCGCGTCCAAGCACGCGGTGCTGGGCCTCACCCGCGTGCTGGCCCTGGAAACGGCGCGGAAAGGCGTGACGGTCAACGCCATCTGTCCCGGCTATGCGGACACGCCGCTCACGCACGAGAACGCGCGCCTGATGGCCGCGCGCATCGGCGGCACCGCGCCCGCGGTGCTGGAGCGCTTCGCCGGGACCTCCCCGCAAGGGCGGCTGATCGGCGCGGGCGAGGTGGCGGACATGGCGGTCTTGCTGGCAAGCCCCGCCGGCGACGCCGTCACCGGACAGGCCATCGACGTGGACGGCGGCGCGGTCATGGCCTGAACGACGCGGAGAACAGGACGGACAGCATGGCATACGACAGTTTCGACTACGATCTCGACGGCGGCATTGCCACGGTCCGTCTCGACAATCCCGCGCAGCTCAACGCCCTGACCTTCCGCACCTACGAAGAGCTGGCGGAACTCACCGGTTCGCTGGCTGCCGACCGGCGGGTGCACGTGCTGGTGCTCACCGGAGCCGGCAAGGCCTTCTGCTCGGGCGGCAGCGTCGACGACATCATCGGCGAGCTGCTGAAGATGGACGCGGCCGGACTGTACCGCTTCACCCGGCTCACCTGCGAGGTCGTGGGCAACATGCGCCGCGTGGAGAAACCCATCATCGCGGCGGTCAACGGCGTGGCCGCCGGCGCCGGCGCGGCCCTGGCCCTGGCCAGCGACTTCCGCCTGCTGTCGGACCGGGCGAGCATGGCGTTCCTGTTCGTCAAGGTGGGCCTCGCCGGCTCGGACATGGGCGCCATCCACCTGCTGCCGCGCATCGTGGGCCTGGGGCGGGCCATGGAGCTGCTTTCCCTGGGCGACCGCATCGACGCGGCGGAGGCCCACCGGATCGGCCTGGCCAACAAGGTGGTGCCCCACGACGACCTCATGCCCGAAGCCCTGCGCCTGGCCCGGCGGCTGCGGGACGGGCCGCGCTACGCCATCGGGGTGACCAAGAAGCTGCTGGACCTGGAGGCGGGCATGGATGTCGAGGCGGCCCTGGAGATGGAAGCCACGACCCAGGCCCACTGCATGCAGACGGCCGACTTCCACGAGGGCTTTCGCGCGTTCATGGCGCGGGAGACGCCGCGTTTCAATCAGGGAGGCGAGGAGTAGCGATGGGCGTGCAAGCGTGGCTGTCCGCGCCGCAGCTTCGGCTGCGCGGCGCGTTGGCCACATGGGTGGAGGCCGAGCTCGACGGGATCGACGCCGGCGCCGGCGACGAGGCCGCGCTCGCCGTGTTCCGCAAGCTCGCCGGCCGCGGACTCTTCCGCTACGTGGCGCCACGCGGGTTCGGGGGCGCGCGCCGGCGCGTCCAGGCGGGTGACCTGTGCGTCATCCGGGAAGTGCTGGCGGGCGTGTCCCCGCTGGCCGACACCCTGTTCGCGGTGCAGGCGCTGGCGGCGTATCCGCTGGCGGCGGCGGGGACTCCCGCTCAGCGGCGGGCGTATCTGCCGCGGCTGGCGGCGGGCACCGACGTCGGCGCCTTCGCGCTCACCGAGCCGGACGCGGGCTCGGACCCGGCCTCCGTCCGGTTGCGAGCGCGCAAGCGCGGCGCGGACTACGTCCTCGACGGCGTCAAGAGCCTCATCTCCAATGCCGGCCTGGCGCGACTCTACATCGTATTCGGCAGCACCCATCCGGCGCGCAAGGGCAAGGGGCTCAGCGCGTTCGTGGTGGAGGCCGGCAGCGCGGGAGTGGCCGTGACCGAGCGCCTCGCCCTGGTCTCGCCCCACCCCATCGGCACCGTGACCTTCGCCGGCTGCCGCGTTCCCGAAAGCCAGCTCCTCGGCGCGCCCGGCAAGGGCCTCGAGATCGCCCTGGCGACCCTGGAGGCGCTTCGTTGCAGCGTCGGCGCCGCCGCCTGCGGCATGGCCGCCCGGGCGCTGGCGGAGGCGGTCCGCCACGCCCGCGAGCGGCGCCAGTTCGGCCGCCCGCTGGCGCGTTTCCAGGCCATCCGGTTCAAGATCGCGGACATGGCCACCGAGCTCGAGGCCGCGCGCTTGCTGGTCTACCGGGCGGCCCGTGCCCATGATCAAGGCGCCGCCGATGCGGCGCGGGCATCTTCCATGGCCAAGCTGTTCGCCACCGAGGCGGCCCAGCGCATCGTCGACGAATCGCTGCAGATCCACGGCGGCCGCGGCCTGGTGGAGGGCAGCATCATGGAACGGCTGTACCGCGACGTGCGCGCGCTGCGCATCTACGAAGGGACCTCGGAGATCCAGCGGCTGATCATTGCGCGGGAGGTGCTCGGGAGGGCATAATAAGGGGTTCGAGGGGTCGCCCCTCGGGAGGAACCATGGATTTCGATCTCTCGGAGGAACTGCTTGCGGTCAGGGAGTTGGGGCGCGATTTCGCGGACAGGGAGATCGCGCCCACCGCGGCCGCGGACGACCGCGACCACCGCTTCCGCCGGGACATCTTCGAGAAGATGGGACAGTTGGGGTTCTTCGGCTGCGTGGTTCCCGAGAGTTGCGGGGGCTCGGGCCTGGGCTATCTCGCCATGGTGCTTCTCACCGAGGAGATCGCGCGGGTGCACAGCTCGATGCGCGTGCACATCAACACCCAGCTCGCCCCCGCGGTGACGCTGGCCCGGTTCGGCACCGAGGAACAGCAGCGCCGCTGGGTGCCGGGTCTGGTGGAGGGATCGCGGGTGGGCTGTTTCGCCATCACCGAGCCCGATTCCGGCTCGGACGTTGCCGCCATGTCCACCCGGGCCAGGCGCACGGACGACGGCTACGTGCTCAGCGGCACCAAGACCTGGATCTCCAACGCGCCCATCGCCGACTGGGGGCTGGTCTACGCCGTGACGGATCGGGACGCGCGGCACCGCGGCCTTTCCGCCTTCATGGTGGAGCTGGACAGCGCCGGGGTCCGGCGCACGACCCTGGACAAGATGGGAGCGCTGGCCTCGCCCACCGGCACGCTGGAATTCGCCGACGTGCCGGTGCCGGCGGACCAGCGCGTCGGCGCCGAGGGCCAGGGCTTCGCCATGTGCATGTGGCAGCTCAACCAGACGCGCCTGAGCTGCGCCGCCGGCGCCCTCGGAGTGGCGCGCGCCGCGCGCGAGGCGGCGCTGGCCTATGCCAACCAGCGCCAGCAGTTCGGCCAGCCCATCGGCCGTTTCCAGATGATCCAGGACAGCCTCGCCCAGATCATCGTGGAGGAGGAGGCGGCGCGCTTGCTGGTGTACCGGGCGGCCCACCTGGCGGACCGCGGGCAGCCCAACAACCTGGAAGTGTCCATGGCCAAGTACGCCGCCGCCGAGGCCGCCGCGCACGCCGCCGACGGCGCTTTCAAGATCCTGGGCGCCTACGGATATTCGACGGAGTTTCCGGTGGAGCGCTACCTGCGGGACGCCAAGTCGTACCAGATCGTGGAAGGTTCCTCGAACATCCACAAGCTGATTATCGCCCAGGACGCCCTGGGTTACCGGAGGGCGAATCGTGCGCCGGATTAGGCACGCGAAAACCCGCTCGTGCGCTTGACGCCCCGGCGCTTTAAGACCTATTGTTTCCGTCTCCTGACAAGGTAATATTAGGACAGTGGCTTTCAAGTGATCGACCCCGTTTCCACCTCCGCTAACCCTCCTTCGTCGTCGGGTAAGCCCCGCATCGGGCGGTGGCGCCGGTACGCCTTGGCCATCGCCGCCGCAACGCTGGCCGCGGGCCTCGCGGCCCAGGCGGGCCGCACGCTCGTACTCGCTCAGCAAACGGCTCCGGACGCGACAACCCTCCGCGAACAACGCATCACCAAGCTCGCCGGCGCCAGCGACACCCTGCCAAGACTGTTGACGGACCTCGGCGTACCGGAGGCGGCCCGCTATCGCTGGCATTTCGCGGTGGCGAAGGAACTGGGCGTGAACAATGTTCTGAAGGAAGGGGACACGGTCCACTTCTACTTCACGTCCTCGTGGGGTTCGTCGGAACTCGGACGGTTGACCGCCCTGCGCATCGAGCGAGCCGGCCTGGGACGCGGGTCCTGGGACTACAAGGGCGGCGAGATCGCCTACCACAGAGAGAAGAAGCCGCGTCCGACGCTGGCCGCGCCCGAGCCGCCATCGCCGGACGAAAAGCCCCGCGAACAAGCCGGTGCACGAGCCTCGTCCGAGCCGAAGGCCGAACCGGCCCGTGCCCCGGCGGCGGCCGCGGCATCCACCGCCGGCGAGGATGCCGTGAAGCCGGTGACCCATGTGCTGCGCAAGGGCGAGACACTCGGCCGCGTGCTGCGGCGCCTCGGCGTTTCCCTGAAGACGCAGCAGCCCTGGATCGACGCCATCCGCAAGCAGTATTCGCTGAAACAGTTGTATCCGGGCCGCAAGATCGTTCTCTACTTCGTCGCCGCGGCTTCCGGCGATGGCGGCGGCCGGACCTTGCGCGCCTTGCAGATCGAATCGCGAGGCGGCGCCCTGCTGACGTGGCAATGGACCGACGGGCGCATCGTCTACCGCGGCAGGAATCACCAAGTGGTGCCCGGCGAGCTCGTGACGGCGCCCAAGCCCGCGGCCAAGGCCACGCCCACCACGACGCCCAAGCCGGTCGCCCAACCGGCCGCGTCCGAGCCAAGCGCACCCACGTCCCAACCGTCCGCGCCCATCCGGTCGTTCGAGCCCTTGGACAAGGTCACCCGCACCATCGGCCCGGGCCAGACTCTCGGGCGGATCTTCCGGCCTCTCGGGATTTCCGGCAAGGAAGCCGAAGAGTGGTTCGATGCCTTTGACCGGCAGTATCCCGTCACTCGCCTCAAGCCGGGTCAGCGGCTCCACCTGTATTTTGAGGCGGTGTCCGCGGAACGCCGGAGCGCCGGACTGAAGGCCATCGAGCTGGAGGTGAAGAAGGGGCGCAACCTGAGTTGGCAACGGGTCGGCAAAGCGATCCGCTTCACCAAGGGACGGTTACCGGAGCGCGGACAAGAAAGCCCGACGGGCGTGGGTTCCGTGGCCAACGGAACGACGCCCGCGCCACATGACGACGCCTTCCTGTCGGAATATGCACTGGCCCGGATCAAGCAGAGGAACGGCTTGCTGGAGTACATCCCGCCGTCGCAGGAGCAATCCAACGGCAACCACGCGCTGCCGTCGCTGGAAGACACCGAACAGGTGACGCACACACTGAGAAGGGGCGAACACCTGTGGGGCGTGCTGCGGCGCTATGAGGATGACAAGCGGGAACAGCGGCTGTGGCTCACCGGGCTGCGCCAGCACAAGGCCGTGCGCCGGTTGCGCACCGGCAGCGACATCAACCTCTACTTCGCGACGCCCGCCAACGGCAACGGCGCGCATGGGTCCAATGGAAACGGCAATCACACGTCCAACGGCAACGGGGCCGGGGCCGGACGGCTCCAGGCCCTCCAGATCGCGCTACGCTCCGACCTGCGCCTGACCTGGTACCGCGACGAAAAGGGCATCCGGTTCTACAAGGATGAAGTCCCCTACCAGCAGGAGGTGCGTTCCATCAGCGGGGTGATCCCCAACGGCTCGCTCTACCAACACGCCAAGAAGGCGGGCGCGGACATGACCGTCATCTCCCGCATGGTGGACATTCTCGGGTGGGACATCAACTTCCAGAGGGACCTTCAGCCGGGTGACAGCTACCGGGTGCTCTACCGAAGAAAGTACCGCCCCGGCCATCCCGAAGCCGATCGGGTCCAGGTACTTGCCGCGGAAGTCGTCAACGCGGGGCGCACGCACTCAGCCGTCTACTTCGAGGACGCGGACGGCGAGGGGCATTACTACGACGGCAAGGGGCGCTCGGTGTCGCGGTCCTTTCTACGTTACCCCGTCGAGTTCAGGCGCATCAGCTCGCGTTTCTCGCTGAGCCGCTTCCATCCCGTGCTCAAGGTGCGGCGGCCACACTACGGCGTGGACTTCGCCGCTCCGACGGGGACCCCCATAAGGGCCGCGGCGGACGGCCGCATCACGTACCGTGGCTGGAAGGGGGGCTACGGTCGTCTGGTGGAGATCAGCCACGGCGGCGCGATGAAGACGCGTTACGCGCACTTGAGGCGTTACGGACCCGGCATCCGTCGCGGCAGGTCCGTGCAACAAGGGCAGACCATCGGATACGTGGGTTGTTCCGGGCTATGCACCGGTCCGCACCTGCATTTCGAGATGTGGCAGGACGACCGGTACGTGGACCCGTTGCGCGCCAACATCCCCGTGGACCGCCAGCTCGACCCCTTGTTGCTGGAAATCTTCAAGGGCACCAAGCATCTCTTCTTCGACCGTTTGGAAAACGGACACAAACGTGCGACGGCGCCCGCGCCGCGACCTTCATGAGCACGGCGGCTAAAGAACTCTCTCCGCCCGCCGAAAAAGATAGTGTACGGACCTTGCGCGCTTTCGTTGGCGTCCCCGTCGGGGCTGCGGTCGTTCGGGCCTGGGCGACCGTGCGGGGCGGTTTCGAAGGCGCTGCGATTCGCTGGGTGCCCGACGAGAACCTGCACGTGACGCTGAAGTTCCTGGGCAACATTGAAGAGACCCGTGTTGCCGCCATCGGCTCGGCCTTGGGGGAGGCCCTGTCCGGCACCGAGGGGTTCGCGGCCACGGCGCGGGGCCTGGGGGTCTTCCCGGATGCCAACCGCCCACGCGTCCTGTGGATCGGGCTCGACGCGCCGCCTCTGACGGCGATGGCCCGCGGCGTGGAACGGGCGTTGGCGCCTTTCGGCGTCGAACAGCCGGCGACCCCGTTCCGGCCCCACGTGACCGTAGGACGTTGGCGCCGCCCCGCGCCGCGGGACCCGCGCCGGCGCCCGGCGCTGGCGCGCTGGCGGGACCACGAATTCGGGAAGTTCCCGGTGGACGAGGTGACGCTCTTCCGCAGCACGCTCCGGTCCGCCGGCGCGATCTATTCTCCGCTGGAGGTCTTCCCGTTGAAGCCCGGCGGGAACCCTTCGGCCAGGGAAGGCAGCCGGAACCACTAGACCAAGTTTCAGAACCCGATCGAGGAGAGCCATGGACGCGAACAAGGAAAAGGCCATCGAGCTGGCGGTGAGCCAAATCGAGAGACAGTTCGGCAAAGGTGCGATCATGAAGCTCGGGGAGGGCGTGCAGCCGCGCGACATCCCGACCATCTCCACCGGCTCCATCGGCCTGGACATCGCCCTGGGCGTCGGCGGCGTGCCGCGCGGCCGGGTGGTGGAGATCTACGGCCCCGAGTCTTCCGGCAAAACCACCCTGGCGCTGCACGTCCTCGCCGAGGCGCAACGGCAGGGGGGGATGGTCGCGTTCGTGGACGCCGAGCACGCTCTCGACCTGAGCTACGCGCAGAAGCTGGGCGTCAAGACCGACGAGTTGCTGATTTCGCAGCCCGACCACGGCGAGCAGGCCCTGGAGATCGCCGAGACCCTGGTGCGCAGCGGCGCCATCGACGTGCTGGTCGTCGACTCGGTGGCGGCGCTGGTGCCCCGCGCCGAGATCGAAGGCGAGATGGGCGATTCGCACATGGGCCTCCAGGCGCGCCTCATGTCCCAGGCCCTGCGCAAGCTCACCGGCACCATCTCCCGGTCCCACTCGGTGGTGGTCTTCATCAACCAGATCCGCATGAAGATCGGCGTCATGTTCGGCAACCCCGAAACCACCACCGGCGGCAACGCGCTCAAGTTCTACGCCTCGCTGCGCATGGAGATCCGCCGCACCGGCGCGCTCAAGGACGCGGACTCGGTCATCGGCGGACGCACGCGCGTGAAGGTGGTGAAGAACAAGATGGCGCCGCCTTTTCGCGAGGCCGAGTTCGACATCCTCTACGGCACCGGCATCTCCCGGGAAGGGGAACTCGTGGACATCGGCGCCGACATGGGCATCCTCGGCAAGAGCGGCGCCTGGTACTCGTTCGAGGGCGACCGCATCGGACAAGGCCGGGAAAACGTCAAGCAGTTCCTGCGCGAGCACACGGACATCGCCGAGCAGTTGGCCGAGCTGATACGCGCCAAGGCGGGACTCAAGCGCCCCGGGCAGGAGGCCGCCAACGGCGCCGAATGATCATGCGCCGCGCAGGCCCGGCGCCCCCGCCGCGGGGCATTTGACATTGCCTTCGCGCGCGCGGGAATGCTATCAAGGGGCGTCATGACGTCCGGCAAAGCGATTCGCGACAGCTTCCTCGACTTCTTCAAGGACAAGGCCCACACGGCGGTGCAGAGCTCGTCTCTGGTGCCGCAACAGGACCCCACCCTGCTCTTCACCAACGCGGGGATGGTCCAGTTCAAGAACATCTTCCTGGGGGTGGAGCGGCCCGCGTTCAAGCGCGCCGCCAGCGCCCAGAAGTGCCTGCGCATCAGCGGCAAGCACAACGACCTGGAGGCGGTGGGACGGGACACCTACCACCACACGTTCTTCGAAATGCTGGGCAACTGGTCCTTCGGCGACTACTACAAGGAAGAGGCCATCGACTGGGCCTGGAACCTGCTCACGCGGGAATGGGGCCTGCCCAAGGACCGGCTCTACGCCACGGTGTTTCGCGACGACGACGAGGCGGAAGGGCTGTGGCACCGCATCAGCGGCCTGCCGGCGGAGCGGGTGCAGCGCTTCGACGAGAAGGACAACTTCTGGGAGATGGGCGACACCGGCCCCTGCGGGCCGTGCAGCGAGATCCACCTGGACCGGGGCGCCGAGGCCTGCGACCTTACCGGCGAGCCCGGCCACGTGTGCGCCGTGAACGCCGGCTGCGCGCGCTACATCGAGCTGTGGAACCTGGTGTTCATCCAGTACAACCGCGACGCCGCGGGGACGCTGCACGAGTTGCCGGCCAAGCACGTGGACACCGGCATGGGGCTCGAACGCATCACCGCGGTGCTCCAGGGCGTCTTCTCCAACTACGACGTGGACCTGTTCCGCGACATCATCAGCGCCACCGAGGAACTGGCCGGAAAGGCCTACGGCGACAACGACGACGCGGACATCTCGTTTCGCGTCATCGCCGACCACGCGCGCGCGGTCAGCTCGCTCATCGCCGACGGCGTGCTGCCGAGCAACGACGGCCGCGGCTACGTGCTGCGCCGGCTGCTCCGGCGGGCGGCGCGCCACGGGCGTCTCCTGGGCTTCGAGGAGCCGTTCCTGTGCCGCCTGGTGGAGCCCGTGGCCCGCGTTCTGGGTGAAGCCTACCCCGAGCTGCGCGCCGAGACGGAGCGTATCGTGGGGACCGTCCGGGCCGAGGAGGGACGCTTCGCCGAGACCCTGGACAAGGGGCTTGTGCTGCTGGAGGACTCGCTGTCGGAGCTGCGCAAGTCCGGTGAGGGATCGCTGCCCGGAGACGTGGCGTTCCGTTTGTACGACACCTACGGGTTTCCGGTGGACTTGACCGAGGACATCCTCCGGGGCGAGGGCATCACCGTCGACCACGAAGGGTTCGAACGGCTGATGGAGGAGCAGCGAACCCGGGGCCGAGCCGCCCGGGACACCACCGCCCACGGCGAGAGCCTGAACGTCGCCGACGGCCTCCCCTCCAGCCATTTCATGGGCTACGACCGCCTGGAACACGAGTCGCGGGTGACCGGCCTCTATCGCGGCGACGCGCCGGCCGAGGAGGCGCAGGAGGGCGACGAGGTGGAGATCGTCGTCGCCGAGACCCCGTTCTACGCCGAGTCCGGCGGACAGGTGGGCGACCGAGGCGTCATCCGCACGGCCCGCGGCGACATCGTGGAGGTGCTGGACACGTGGCACCCGACGCCCGCGGTGTCGGTGCACCGGGGCAAGGTCGTCAACGGCCGGGTCGCGGCCGGGGACGAAGTGGAGCTGGCGGTGGACGGCGAACGGCGCCGGCGCGCCATGCTGAACCACTCGGCCACCCACATCCTGCACGCGATCCTGCGCGAGGAGCTGGGCATGAACGTGCGTCAGGCCGGCTCGCTGGTGGCACCCGACCGGCTGCGCTTCGACTTCACCCACGACGGCCCCGTGGATCCGGAAATCCTCGAACGCATCGAACGCGAAGTGAACGAGCGCGTGCGTGACAACGGGGGCGTCTCCACCGAGGAGATGGCCTACGACGACGCCATCCGCGCCGGCGCCATGGCGTTCTTCGGCGACAAGTACGGCGACCGCGTGCGCGTGGTGCGCATCGGCGACTTCTCCACCGAGCTGTGCGGCGGCACCCACATCCATCAGGCCGGCGACATCGGGCTCTTCCGGCTGAGTTCCGAGGGCGGCGTCTCCGCCGGCGTGCGGCGCATCGAGGCCGTCACCGGCGCCACCGCCTTCGACGTCATGCGCGCCTACGACGCGGTCCTGGGCGAGATCGCCGGACTGCTGCGGAGCACCAACGAGGACGCCGTGGAGAAGGTGCGGCGCCTGCTGGAGCGGCAGAAGGAGCTGGAACGGCAGGTGGCCGAGCTCAAGGGCCAGCTCGGCCAGAACCGGGTGCCGGACCTGCTCGCCAAGGCCCGAAAGAATGCCGCGGGGGCGAGCTTCATCGTCGAGAAGGTCGACGGGATGGACGCCAAACAGCTTCGGGAGACCGTGGACCAGCTCCGCCAGCAGATGCCCGACGCCTTCGTGTTCCTCGCGTGCCCCGGCGAAACGAACGTGATGCTGGCGGCGGGGGCCGGCGGCGGACTCGACGGACGCTATCACGCCGGGAACATCATCAAGCAGGTGGCGCCCGCCGTGGGCGGCGGCGGCGGCGGCCGCGCGGACTTCGCCCAGGCGGGCGGAAAGCAGCCCCAGAAGACCGATGAGGCGCTGCGTCTGGCCCGGGAAATCGTGTCCGGTATTTCTTGATGCGCGAGTCTCTGGGAGGTACCGAGTGAGTCAAGCCACTGTCGAGAGCATGCTGACGGTGCCGCACTTGGCGTTCAACGACCCGCGGCTCTTCCGGGAGCTTCTGGGCAACCAGGACGAGCACCTGAAGATCGCGCAGCGGGCGCTGGGCGTGAAGTTCCAGGTGCGCGGCACGGAGATGGAGATCGTCGGCGACCCGCCCGACGCGGAGCTGGCACAGGAGGTCATGCGCCAGCTCTACGGGCTGCTGGAACGAGGCTACCCCGTGTACGGCAGCGACGTGGACTACGCCATCCGCATCCTCAGCAGCAACGCCAGGGCCAACCTGCAGGAGATCTTTCTCGACACCATCTACATCTCGTCGCACAAGCGCACCATCACCCCCAAGAGCGTCGCCCAAAAGGCCTACATCGACGCCATCCGGCGCCACGACATCGTCTTCGGCATCGGCCCGGCGGGCACCGGCAAGACCTACCTCGCCATGGCCATGGCCGTGTCCGAGCTGATGAAGAACAACTACGCGCGCATCATCCTCACCCGCCCGGCGGTGGAGGCCGGGGAAAGGCTCGGCTTTTTGCCCGGCGACCTCGCCGAGAAGGTGAATCCCTACCTGCGGCCGCTGTACGACGCCATGCACGACATGGTGGATTTCGACAAGGCGCGGCGCCTGCTGGAGCGGGGCAGCATCGAGGTGGCGCCGCTGGCGTTCATGCGCGGCCGCACCCTCAACGACTCCTTCGTCATCCTCGACGAAGGGCAGAACACCACTCCCGAGCAGATGAAGATGTTCCTCACCCGACTGGGCTACGGCTCCAAGGCGGTCATCACCGGCGACGTCACCCAGATCGACCTGCCCGCCGGCCGGCTCTCCGGCCTCAAGGAAGCCTGGCGCATCCTGCGCGGGGTCGATGGCATCCGCTTCAGCACCTTCACCGAGAAGGACGTGGCCCGGCACCGCCTGGTGCAGGAAATCATCACCGCGTACGAGCGCGACGCCGGTGACGCCTAGGGCAACCGGGCGCACCCGGGCGGCCCGGCGATGGCTGGCCGCCGGCGCACGGGCTGTTCCCTCGACCACCATGGCTGAGAGCGTCCTCACCGTCGACATCGTGCGCCGCGGGCCGGCGAGACGCGTCTCGACACGCGGATTCAAGGCCAAGGCGCGCCGCATCCTGCGGTTGCTGGAGCAAAGCGACTGCGAGTTGAGCGTGGCGCTGGTAGGTGACGGCGAAATCCGCGAGCTGAACGGGCGCTATCGCTCGCGCGACGAGCCCACCGACGTGCTCTCCTTCCCCGTGGACGAGTCGTTGCCCTCCGGCCCCCGGCTCATCGGCGACGTCATCATCTCCGTGGAGAAGGCCGCCCGCCAGGCGCGGCAACGCCGCCGCACCCTCGAAGACGAACTGGAAGTGCTGCTCATCCACGGCATCCTGCACAACCTGGGCTACGACCACGAGCGCTCGCCCGAGGACGAACGCGAGATGCGCGCCCTGGAACGGCGCCTGCGCAGGGAGTTGAAGGCCCCTCCTGGATTCCCGCTTTCGCGGGAATGACGACTCGGGGTGGTGGCGCCGCTACGTGGCCGAGCGGAGTTTGACACCGCCCGGAAGGCGGGAGTCAGGAACTGCGTTATTGCCGTCCACGCAACATCGGCTATATTGAGTAGCACCATCGATCACCCGACGTTGCGAAACCAACCGTTGCAGGAGCCCACCATGTTTGACGAAGCACGCGAACAACTGACCCAACTCGAGGACAAGCTAAGACTGCTACGGAGGCGCCTTTGACGTCGAAACCAAGCAGAAGCGCATCGACGAGCTCGTAACCCTCACCGCCAAGCCCGACTTCTGGAACGACGCCGACAGGGCCCAGGAGGTCCTCAAGGAACAGTCCCTGCTGCGCGAAGCCGTGGACGACTACGGCAAGTGCCAGACCAGCATCGAAGAGGCGCGCTTCTTCCTGGAGCTGGCGGAGGAAGAGAACGACGCCGAGGCCCTGGAAGAGACCGAAACCCGCCTGCGCGAAGT
The DNA window shown above is from Deltaproteobacteria bacterium and carries:
- the recA gene encoding recombinase RecA; translated protein: MDANKEKAIELAVSQIERQFGKGAIMKLGEGVQPRDIPTISTGSIGLDIALGVGGVPRGRVVEIYGPESSGKTTLALHVLAEAQRQGGMVAFVDAEHALDLSYAQKLGVKTDELLISQPDHGEQALEIAETLVRSGAIDVLVVDSVAALVPRAEIEGEMGDSHMGLQARLMSQALRKLTGTISRSHSVVVFINQIRMKIGVMFGNPETTTGGNALKFYASLRMEIRRTGALKDADSVIGGRTRVKVVKNKMAPPFREAEFDILYGTGISREGELVDIGADMGILGKSGAWYSFEGDRIGQGRENVKQFLREHTDIAEQLAELIRAKAGLKRPGQEAANGAE
- the thpR gene encoding RNA 2',3'-cyclic phosphodiesterase, which produces MSTAAKELSPPAEKDSVRTLRAFVGVPVGAAVVRAWATVRGGFEGAAIRWVPDENLHVTLKFLGNIEETRVAAIGSALGEALSGTEGFAATARGLGVFPDANRPRVLWIGLDAPPLTAMARGVERALAPFGVEQPATPFRPHVTVGRWRRPAPRDPRRRPALARWRDHEFGKFPVDEVTLFRSTLRSAGAIYSPLEVFPLKPGGNPSAREGSRNH
- a CDS encoding peptidoglycan DD-metalloendopeptidase family protein; translation: MAIAAATLAAGLAAQAGRTLVLAQQTAPDATTLREQRITKLAGASDTLPRLLTDLGVPEAARYRWHFAVAKELGVNNVLKEGDTVHFYFTSSWGSSELGRLTALRIERAGLGRGSWDYKGGEIAYHREKKPRPTLAAPEPPSPDEKPREQAGARASSEPKAEPARAPAAAAASTAGEDAVKPVTHVLRKGETLGRVLRRLGVSLKTQQPWIDAIRKQYSLKQLYPGRKIVLYFVAAASGDGGGRTLRALQIESRGGALLTWQWTDGRIVYRGRNHQVVPGELVTAPKPAAKATPTTTPKPVAQPAASEPSAPTSQPSAPIRSFEPLDKVTRTIGPGQTLGRIFRPLGISGKEAEEWFDAFDRQYPVTRLKPGQRLHLYFEAVSAERRSAGLKAIELEVKKGRNLSWQRVGKAIRFTKGRLPERGQESPTGVGSVANGTTPAPHDDAFLSEYALARIKQRNGLLEYIPPSQEQSNGNHALPSLEDTEQVTHTLRRGEHLWGVLRRYEDDKREQRLWLTGLRQHKAVRRLRTGSDINLYFATPANGNGAHGSNGNGNHTSNGNGAGAGRLQALQIALRSDLRLTWYRDEKGIRFYKDEVPYQQEVRSISGVIPNGSLYQHAKKAGADMTVISRMVDILGWDINFQRDLQPGDSYRVLYRRKYRPGHPEADRVQVLAAEVVNAGRTHSAVYFEDADGEGHYYDGKGRSVSRSFLRYPVEFRRISSRFSLSRFHPVLKVRRPHYGVDFAAPTGTPIRAAADGRITYRGWKGGYGRLVEISHGGAMKTRYAHLRRYGPGIRRGRSVQQGQTIGYVGCSGLCTGPHLHFEMWQDDRYVDPLRANIPVDRQLDPLLLEIFKGTKHLFFDRLENGHKRATAPAPRPS